One genomic window of Paraburkholderia sp. BL23I1N1 includes the following:
- a CDS encoding carboxypeptidase regulatory-like domain-containing protein, with the protein MKLLNGAMQRALQFGSIVLATSALVACGGSGDSPGATVSGTAAVGAAMANASIVLTCKNGTGSATANANGVYSATFKFDGPCAITASSGATALHSFAVSAGTYNVTPLTELLLSYLAGQLGTTVSGLLSGISSNTAFQSALSNSTVIANAEAAVAQLIKTRYGITLSSSSFLTVSFTPGQPGADADLDTLLTAGAITANGQPAASLTAAATAAGAAAPISGGGNSGGATGGTGGTGGTGTTTK; encoded by the coding sequence ATGAAGCTTCTAAACGGCGCTATGCAGCGCGCGCTGCAGTTCGGATCGATAGTGCTTGCGACCAGTGCGCTGGTTGCATGCGGTGGCAGCGGGGACTCGCCGGGCGCGACGGTGAGCGGTACGGCTGCGGTGGGCGCAGCGATGGCAAACGCAAGCATTGTCCTGACTTGCAAGAACGGTACGGGGAGTGCAACGGCTAACGCAAACGGCGTGTATTCTGCGACTTTTAAGTTTGACGGACCGTGTGCGATCACTGCGTCGAGCGGCGCCACCGCGCTCCATTCGTTTGCGGTCAGCGCGGGCACTTACAACGTGACGCCCTTGACCGAATTGCTTTTGAGCTATCTGGCCGGGCAGCTCGGAACCACCGTTAGCGGATTGCTGTCGGGAATCTCGAGCAACACAGCGTTTCAGAGTGCGCTGTCCAACAGCACGGTAATCGCGAACGCAGAGGCGGCAGTCGCCCAGTTGATCAAGACCCGGTACGGGATCACGCTTTCGTCATCTTCGTTCTTGACGGTTTCGTTCACGCCAGGGCAGCCCGGCGCGGATGCGGATTTGGACACTTTGCTGACCGCTGGCGCGATTACCGCGAATGGTCAGCCAGCGGCGTCGTTGACAGCCGCTGCGACAGCGGCGGGGGCGGCAGCGCCGATCTCCGGCGGGGGTAACAGCGGTGGAGCAACGGGTGGGACGGGCGGCACCGGTGGCACGGGAACCACAACGAAATAG
- a CDS encoding GDP-mannose mannosyl hydrolase — translation MLPTLMFLNVVDVTPLVAIDLIIENEMGGYLLGRRVNKPAQGFWFVPGGRIRKNERLDDAFHRIASEELGRTDLRRADADLLGVYEHLYEDNFSGQSGISTHYVVLGYKLRGTIELASLPDLQHTAYRWATKEEITTDAEVHLNTQVYFGGPALRCGDRFSI, via the coding sequence ATGCTTCCAACCCTTATGTTCTTGAATGTCGTCGATGTAACACCACTGGTAGCCATCGACCTTATCATCGAGAACGAGATGGGCGGTTATCTTCTCGGGCGCCGCGTTAACAAACCCGCTCAAGGCTTCTGGTTTGTCCCAGGCGGTCGCATTCGCAAGAACGAGCGCCTTGACGACGCCTTTCACCGGATCGCAAGCGAGGAACTTGGTCGAACCGACCTTAGACGGGCCGATGCCGACCTTCTTGGCGTGTACGAGCATTTGTACGAGGACAATTTTAGTGGTCAATCCGGTATCTCGACTCATTACGTTGTACTCGGGTACAAGCTGCGGGGCACTATTGAACTTGCGAGCCTGCCGGACCTGCAACACACAGCGTACCGTTGGGCCACGAAGGAAGAGATCACGACCGATGCGGAGGTTCATCTGAACACGCAAGTTTATTTCGGTGGTCCCGCGCTACGGTGCGGAGACCGCTTTTCAATATGA
- a CDS encoding UDP-glucose/GDP-mannose dehydrogenase family protein, translated as MKVTIVGTGYVGLVTGACLAELGNDVLCLDIDAAKIEELNSGGVPIYEPGLSEVIVRNRDAGRLTFSIDIAKGVAHGDIQFIAVGTPPDEDGSADLKYVLAAARSIGQHMDSFKVIVDKSTVPVGTADKVRDAISEELAARGHDAQFAVVSNPEFLKEGAAVEDFMRPDRIVLGYDSDVPGLRAKSLMEQLYAPFNRNHQRTLCMDVRSAEFTKYAANAMLATRISFINELANLADRVGADIEHVRRGIGSDPRIGYSFLYAGCGYGGSCFPKDVQALMHTANENGMELNILASVEYVNTLQKTVLFDKIKQHFNNALNGKRFAIWGLAFKPNTDDMRAATSRQLIAALIRGGASVNVYDPVALDEARRRLAEDLGPDDYEHVTFAKERDVALRNADALVILTEWKEFRSPDFEQVKEALNDTVIFDGRNLYEPSVMRDSGWKYYTIGRDAAHSTSW; from the coding sequence ATGAAAGTCACTATCGTCGGAACAGGTTATGTCGGTCTTGTCACCGGAGCATGCCTCGCGGAGTTGGGCAATGATGTGCTGTGTCTCGATATTGATGCAGCGAAGATCGAAGAGCTAAACAGCGGCGGTGTACCCATCTACGAACCTGGTCTATCGGAAGTGATCGTGCGTAATCGCGACGCCGGTCGTCTGACGTTTTCCATTGACATCGCGAAAGGGGTTGCACACGGCGATATCCAGTTCATCGCGGTCGGAACCCCGCCGGATGAGGACGGCTCCGCAGACTTGAAGTACGTGCTTGCTGCTGCACGCAGCATCGGCCAGCACATGGACTCGTTCAAGGTCATTGTAGATAAGTCGACCGTGCCAGTGGGTACCGCGGACAAGGTGCGTGATGCGATCTCGGAGGAATTGGCGGCACGCGGCCACGATGCACAGTTCGCCGTGGTTTCAAATCCGGAGTTTCTCAAAGAAGGCGCTGCTGTAGAGGACTTCATGCGACCAGATCGAATCGTCCTGGGATACGATTCCGACGTCCCAGGGCTGCGCGCGAAGAGCCTGATGGAACAGCTTTACGCACCGTTTAACCGCAATCATCAACGCACCCTGTGCATGGATGTGCGATCGGCCGAGTTCACCAAATACGCGGCCAATGCAATGCTCGCCACACGGATTTCCTTCATCAATGAACTCGCGAACCTGGCGGATCGCGTCGGCGCGGATATCGAACATGTCCGGCGCGGCATCGGTTCTGATCCACGCATCGGTTACAGCTTCCTGTACGCTGGCTGCGGATACGGTGGCTCCTGTTTTCCGAAAGACGTGCAGGCGCTGATGCATACCGCCAACGAAAACGGCATGGAGTTGAACATTCTGGCTTCGGTCGAGTATGTGAACACACTGCAAAAGACGGTACTGTTTGACAAGATCAAACAGCACTTCAATAACGCACTTAATGGCAAACGCTTTGCCATTTGGGGGCTTGCCTTCAAGCCGAACACTGACGACATGCGAGCGGCAACCAGCCGGCAACTGATTGCAGCATTGATTCGCGGTGGAGCGTCGGTCAACGTGTACGACCCCGTTGCCCTTGACGAAGCCCGTCGGCGCCTGGCGGAAGACCTCGGCCCCGACGACTACGAGCATGTGACCTTTGCGAAAGAGCGCGACGTGGCGCTCCGAAACGCCGATGCGTTGGTGATCCTGACTGAATGGAAGGAGTTCCGCAGTCCCGACTTCGAGCAGGTGAAGGAAGCCCTCAACGACACGGTTATATTCGACGGACGCAACCTGTACGAGCCCAGTGTGATGAGGGATAGTGGCTGGAAGTACTACACGATCGGG
- a CDS encoding GlxA family transcriptional regulator gives MDLVHTLPRISRQSAAPMQTNALTRIDIALFNGFALPTVAAIIEIFQKANSLVAAQRSGSARYDVSLLSAAGGRIASSSSVFVWTDDVQSHRGTNQTHLLFIAGGAGVQQACRDERLSNWLRRRHPFSEIVHPIAEGLLLLQAAGLPSRYCPLLYGGNEAHGLYPAKSLTEAPGAVSTALRIVEEDLGADLAQQVAESIAPQSNAPFTSSVTLGAAPQISEKILASARWLEANVDRAISIDDAAQVAAMSERNFLRRFKSEIGMTPSDYLLRARLNMSCRMLIESRLPVDKIARRCGISSGGQLSKLFRKYLATTPTDYRMRNEVAL, from the coding sequence ATGGATTTGGTACATACTCTGCCGCGCATCTCGCGGCAAAGTGCCGCGCCGATGCAAACGAACGCTTTGACTCGCATCGACATCGCGCTGTTCAACGGATTTGCACTGCCTACGGTCGCAGCAATCATCGAAATCTTCCAGAAGGCAAACTCGCTCGTCGCCGCGCAGCGATCTGGCAGTGCACGCTACGACGTCTCGCTGCTTTCCGCCGCGGGCGGGCGCATCGCCAGTTCGTCATCGGTATTTGTCTGGACCGACGACGTCCAGTCGCACCGAGGCACGAACCAGACACATCTGTTGTTCATCGCCGGCGGTGCGGGCGTACAGCAGGCGTGCCGCGACGAGCGGTTGAGCAACTGGCTACGCCGCAGGCATCCGTTCAGCGAGATCGTGCATCCGATCGCAGAAGGCCTGTTGCTGCTGCAAGCGGCCGGGCTGCCCAGTCGCTACTGCCCGCTTCTCTATGGCGGCAACGAAGCGCACGGCCTGTATCCGGCGAAGTCGCTGACGGAAGCGCCGGGCGCCGTATCCACGGCGTTACGCATCGTCGAGGAGGATCTCGGGGCCGATTTGGCGCAGCAGGTTGCAGAGTCGATCGCGCCCCAATCCAATGCACCGTTCACCTCGTCGGTCACGCTTGGCGCGGCGCCGCAAATCAGCGAGAAGATTCTGGCGTCGGCGCGCTGGCTGGAAGCGAACGTCGATCGTGCCATCTCGATCGACGATGCTGCGCAGGTCGCGGCGATGAGCGAGCGCAACTTCCTGCGCCGTTTCAAGAGCGAGATCGGCATGACGCCCTCCGACTATCTACTCCGTGCACGATTAAACATGAGTTGTCGGATGCTCATTGAATCGCGTTTGCCAGTCGACAAGATCGCGCGCCGCTGTGGTATCAGCAGCGGCGGGCAGTTGTCGAAACTCTTCAGAAAATATCTGGCGACGACACCGACGGACTATCGGATGCGCAACGAAGTGGCACTGTAG
- a CDS encoding YjbH domain-containing protein — translation MTQNLRGQRLRSAPRVLALAAALAFSASAEATDPALNALGQAGGLVIPYAFALPEETVEAQYNNYIDPRYGKQATGSQVYWGAVGLLPYVELSAGLANYPAIVHVPFSNEDRTVLRHLMADVKVEVPKFFKYQPSIAFGVTDVSGQTHFFRSKYGVVSQAFGPVTLTAGYGQGDRLDGLFGGAQVSLWNTGLSLLAEDDSKTPYAGVRYQSPRISWLADANVIGTFMRSIRSTDGVSPRTSFSVGIQIPLGKRFSSARCADGLCAGPQVPVAQTADADDDGPIRLASLQPVDMRAATANTNPLAAAPITYVPPLQSYASVMLSDVTAAKSSDAQSPTIPEVLDTSALDEIAAQLFAAGLERVRVGMSGRDLVVEYENHRYNQNEADALGIVLGVASVNAPHGTDKIHVVIKKANEPLGEVIVDRDAFAQFVAGGAPTAASASMTMRTRPTYDADSIAWHGNEHTHGLTRIQIEPIVSYLYGTEYGNFDISLGANIEGFVPLWRGAELYASYIAPIYNTKNMDDGRVFSNYRLRGGLNAVALAQSFWIVPQVFNVASVGKFDYSYVGVQNETTVFVPGRPDLIRLRLAYLHHEPGHDELPSEKNAELTYRWVQPSWKLWIEAGVARFVGGDKGPVATLTRWFDDVSVSVHGEHSGQGTFVGAAISFPLTLRQGMKPGISQVYGSEEFGLDFRTRVGSTNYLTTNATENMTFPYSTQQYLLNQGRFSGEYFSTQLYRMRDAYLRYGRPGSDETKPKSQVSVPAVSTGAALSHGVCGNGLQGVSDGRAMVPVNCE, via the coding sequence ATGACTCAGAATTTGCGCGGACAACGTCTCCGATCGGCACCGCGCGTGCTTGCGCTTGCTGCGGCTTTAGCGTTCTCCGCTTCGGCGGAGGCGACGGACCCTGCACTCAATGCGCTCGGGCAGGCTGGTGGTTTGGTGATTCCCTATGCGTTTGCACTGCCGGAAGAGACGGTGGAGGCGCAGTACAACAACTACATCGATCCGCGCTACGGAAAGCAGGCGACGGGTTCGCAGGTTTACTGGGGCGCTGTGGGTTTGTTGCCCTACGTGGAATTGTCTGCTGGGCTAGCAAACTATCCGGCTATCGTGCACGTTCCGTTTTCGAATGAGGATCGCACTGTTCTTCGTCATCTGATGGCGGACGTTAAAGTAGAAGTGCCGAAGTTCTTCAAGTACCAACCGAGCATTGCGTTCGGTGTGACGGATGTCAGCGGCCAGACACATTTCTTCCGTTCGAAATACGGCGTGGTGTCGCAAGCCTTTGGACCGGTGACGTTGACCGCCGGTTATGGCCAGGGCGATCGCCTCGATGGTTTGTTCGGCGGCGCGCAGGTCTCGCTGTGGAACACGGGTTTGTCGCTGCTTGCAGAAGACGATTCGAAGACGCCCTATGCCGGCGTGCGCTATCAGTCTCCGCGGATTAGCTGGCTAGCCGATGCGAACGTGATTGGTACGTTCATGCGTTCGATTCGCTCGACGGATGGTGTGTCGCCGCGCACGTCGTTCTCAGTGGGCATTCAGATTCCGCTGGGCAAACGCTTTAGCAGTGCGCGTTGTGCAGACGGTTTGTGCGCGGGCCCGCAAGTGCCGGTCGCGCAGACTGCGGACGCCGACGATGACGGTCCGATTCGCCTCGCGAGCCTGCAACCGGTGGACATGCGTGCCGCTACCGCTAACACCAACCCGCTGGCCGCAGCGCCGATTACGTATGTGCCGCCGCTGCAGTCGTATGCGTCTGTGATGTTGAGTGATGTGACGGCGGCCAAATCGTCGGATGCGCAATCACCCACCATTCCGGAAGTGCTGGACACCTCCGCGCTTGACGAAATCGCCGCGCAACTCTTTGCAGCCGGCCTCGAGCGTGTGCGTGTCGGGATGAGCGGTCGCGATCTGGTGGTTGAGTACGAGAACCACCGATACAACCAGAACGAAGCCGACGCGCTCGGCATTGTGCTTGGGGTGGCGAGTGTGAATGCACCGCACGGCACGGACAAGATTCATGTGGTGATCAAGAAGGCCAATGAGCCGTTAGGCGAAGTCATTGTCGATCGCGATGCGTTTGCGCAGTTCGTTGCGGGTGGTGCGCCGACGGCTGCAAGCGCGTCAATGACGATGCGCACGCGTCCGACTTACGACGCGGATTCGATCGCATGGCATGGCAACGAGCACACGCATGGACTGACGCGGATTCAGATCGAACCGATCGTCAGTTACCTGTACGGAACCGAGTACGGCAACTTCGACATTTCGCTCGGCGCCAACATTGAAGGGTTCGTGCCGCTGTGGCGTGGCGCGGAGTTGTACGCCAGTTATATCGCACCGATCTACAACACGAAGAACATGGACGACGGCCGCGTATTCAGCAATTACCGCTTGCGCGGCGGCCTGAATGCAGTCGCGTTGGCACAAAGCTTCTGGATCGTGCCGCAAGTGTTCAACGTGGCATCGGTCGGGAAGTTTGATTACTCGTATGTCGGCGTGCAAAACGAAACAACCGTGTTCGTGCCGGGGCGCCCCGATCTGATTCGCTTGCGGCTTGCCTATTTGCACCATGAGCCGGGCCATGACGAATTGCCGAGTGAGAAGAATGCCGAGTTGACTTACCGCTGGGTGCAGCCGTCCTGGAAGTTGTGGATCGAAGCGGGCGTGGCGCGCTTTGTGGGTGGAGACAAAGGGCCGGTCGCGACACTGACGCGCTGGTTCGACGATGTTTCGGTGAGCGTGCATGGCGAGCATAGCGGGCAGGGCACGTTTGTGGGCGCCGCAATCAGCTTCCCGCTGACGTTGCGTCAGGGGATGAAGCCGGGGATCAGTCAGGTGTACGGCTCTGAAGAGTTTGGGCTTGATTTCCGCACGCGAGTGGGATCGACGAATTATCTGACGACCAATGCGACGGAGAACATGACGTTCCCGTATAGCACACAGCAGTACTTGCTGAATCAGGGCCGTTTTAGCGGTGAGTACTTCTCCACTCAGCTCTACCGGATGCGTGATGCGTATCTGCGTTACGGGCGGCCTGGTAGTGACGAAACAAAGCCGAAGTCGCAAGTGAGTGTGCCTGCTGTATCCACGGGCGCGGCGCTTTCACATGGCGTCTGCGGAAACGGTTTGCAGGGTGTAAGCGACGGACGGGCGATGGTGCCGGTCAATTGTGAATGA